The window TCGCGCAGGCGGCAGGGTTCGGCAACAGCTGGTCGGCTGCGAACCGCGTATTCGGTGGGTTTGCCGGCCGCGTGCGTCGCGAGATGGACTTGCAATACCACGGGCTCGCGCTCTGGACGATCGGATACTGGCCTGTGCCGGAAGATGAACAGCTCGAGGAGTTCTCGTTTCGCATGCGACCAAACTTCGCAAAGGCGCTTGAACGCGTAGGACTTGTGGTTAACGCGCGGCCAGGTCCGGCACCGAGAAAGCAGCCACCGCGGTCTCTGGAAGGCGAACGGTCGCGGAGCATGCGAACGCACCTTCGCCGTGAAGCCGGATTGCGTGAGGCCAAGATCGCGGAATCCTCACGACGCTCGCCAGATGGTCGCCTCCGCTGCGAAGTACCGGGATGTGCCTTTGACTTCGAGGATCGCTACGGCGTTCAAGGGAAAGGATACATACAGGTGCACCATCTCGAGCCCCTGAGCGCGCGAGCAGAAGCGTCCGAAACCTCCCTCGACGAACTCGTGCTCATATGTGCGAATTGCCATGCGATGGTTCACAGAGACGGTGCGAATCGATCGCTGCAGACGTTGCTACATCGCGGGTGAGGCAGTCGCTGCGAATGTGCGTCGCGCCCGTGCTCAAGCGCACTCCGTCGCCAGCCCGGGCTGCTCCGTCAGGATCTCGCGATGCGATGCGGAGCCAAGTCCGCTCCCCGGCCCGGCATTCCCCAGCGGCATGATCTCAGTGGCGCCGTGGGCGGGGAGCTTGGCCAGTCGCTGCGCGTCGCGCCCAGCGGCGATGAATTGCGACGCGCCGAGATGCCGGGCGATCTGCACTGCCATGGGCCCCGAGTTTCCGGTGGCGCCGAGGTTGAGCACCTTCTGCCCGCGCTCTAATTGCACGCGGCAGCGCAGCGCGAGCCAGGACGCCACGGCGGAATTCATCGCGCCGGCGGACGATCGGTTGCCTCGCGCTGCGCGCGCTTGATTGCCGTCGGCCGCAGGGGAACCGACGCGTGAACACGACCGGCGCGGGGTAGCGGAGACCGTATCGATAGCAGTATCGTATTACGGTGCAAGGAGGCTCCCATGTCGGTGGTCACGGTTTCGCCCAAGTTCCAAGTTGTTATACCACGCGAGATTCGCGAGGCGCTCAAGCTCGAGCCCGGGCAGAAAGTTCAGGCGTTCGAGTATGATGGGCGCGTCGAGTTCATTCCCGTGCGCCCGGCCAAGTCGTATCGCGGGTTCCTGCGCGGCCTCGACACCAGCGTGCCCCGGGAGCGCGATCGAAAGTGAACGTCGTCGACTCGTCGGGCTGGATGGAGTACTTCGCTGACGGTCCGGGCGCCGGTTTCTTCGCCGGTGCGATCGAGGACACGAAGGCACTGATCGTGCCGACCATCAGCCTCTATGAAGTCTTCAAGCGCGTGCTGCAGCAGCGCGACGAAAGCGCGGCGTTGAGCGCGGTGGCCCTCATGCA of the Gemmatimonadaceae bacterium genome contains:
- a CDS encoding HNH endonuclease, translating into MRPTPERATVAQYEAVLRTFIERGIAPSIIEMLRAQYAMPGRVTTMRRLAQAAGFGNSWSAANRVFGGFAGRVRREMDLQYHGLALWTIGYWPVPEDEQLEEFSFRMRPNFAKALERVGLVVNARPGPAPRKQPPRSLEGERSRSMRTHLRREAGLREAKIAESSRRSPDGRLRCEVPGCAFDFEDRYGVQGKGYIQVHHLEPLSARAEASETSLDELVLICANCHAMVHRDGANRSLQTLLHRG
- a CDS encoding AbrB/MazE/SpoVT family DNA-binding domain-containing protein; this translates as MSVVTVSPKFQVVIPREIREALKLEPGQKVQAFEYDGRVEFIPVRPAKSYRGFLRGLDTSVPRERDRK